One genomic region from Methanomassiliicoccales archaeon encodes:
- a CDS encoding histidinol-phosphate transaminase, protein MERPQHGGDGWRYSGLEDFSANLNPFGPPPGLQEMLLAASKQLDHYPDDSSDRFRRAVADHHSLVKENVVPGVGSSEIIRLFPEVFLERGDKVLMPRPTFGEYAFACRFMGAEVVPFALPEEDAFRVDVESLLGELDRSFKAVYLCNPNNPTGMVCPRRQVLELLQECERLNVIVFLDETLLELLPDEEQISLSSEVEAHDNLLIIRSLTKSFAIPGLRVGYGLAGKGMAACLERGRQTWNLGQIEQEVSASLISDHFHYVRKGAQVLDDEKRRVHQELGQFRSLTVHMPDGFFFFLDLRPIEMTGARFRERMMEQGVLVRDCRSFGPPFESFVRFCVKTPEKDALLLKAFRAVLGREGRT, encoded by the coding sequence ATGGAGCGCCCGCAGCACGGCGGTGACGGCTGGCGCTACAGCGGGCTGGAGGACTTCAGTGCCAACCTGAATCCTTTCGGTCCGCCTCCCGGTCTGCAGGAAATGCTGCTTGCGGCGTCCAAGCAGCTCGATCACTATCCCGATGACTCGAGCGACCGCTTCCGCAGGGCGGTGGCCGATCATCATTCGCTCGTCAAAGAGAACGTAGTGCCAGGGGTCGGTTCCTCCGAGATCATCCGCCTCTTTCCCGAGGTCTTTCTGGAGCGGGGGGACAAGGTGCTCATGCCCCGGCCCACCTTCGGCGAGTATGCGTTCGCTTGCAGGTTCATGGGAGCGGAGGTGGTGCCCTTCGCCCTTCCTGAAGAGGATGCTTTCCGAGTGGACGTGGAATCGCTCTTGGGTGAGCTGGACCGCTCTTTCAAGGCGGTCTATCTGTGCAATCCCAACAACCCCACGGGCATGGTCTGCCCGCGTCGCCAGGTGCTCGAGCTCCTGCAGGAATGCGAGCGCCTGAACGTCATCGTTTTCTTGGACGAGACGCTGCTGGAGCTCCTTCCCGACGAGGAACAGATCAGCCTCTCGTCGGAAGTAGAGGCTCACGACAACCTGCTCATCATCCGCTCGCTGACCAAGTCCTTCGCCATTCCCGGGCTGAGGGTAGGATACGGTTTGGCAGGGAAGGGCATGGCCGCCTGCCTGGAGAGGGGAAGGCAGACCTGGAACTTGGGACAGATCGAGCAGGAGGTCTCCGCTTCGCTGATCTCGGACCATTTCCATTACGTACGGAAAGGGGCTCAGGTGCTGGATGACGAGAAGCGGAGGGTGCACCAGGAGCTCGGCCAGTTCCGATCGCTCACGGTCCATATGCCTGACGGCTTCTTCTTTTTCCTCGATCTTCGACCCATCGAGATGACTGGAGCTAGATTCCGGGAGAGGATGATGGAGCAAGGCGTGCTAGTCCGCGATTGCCGCTCCTTCGGTCCACCTTTCGAAAGTTTCGTCCGCTTCTGCGTCAAGACCCCAGAGAAGGACGCGCTCTTGCTCAAGGCGTTCCGTGCGGTCCTGGGCAGGGAGGGCAGGACGTGA
- a CDS encoding cobalamin biosynthesis protein → MNFDPIILYALAFAVAAVILDLLLGEPPNALHPVVWMGKLIGLLDGSIKRHGRVRRERAMGVLVALIPILVFVLGLTVLIAVLHSLFGMLVWAIVCALLFKTLFAMKALERHVFPVMEALEKGDLEEARKRVSMVVSRDTSTLDQGHVASCAVETVAENTIDSIFSPFLFFGLAGVPGVVFYRVSNTLDAMVGYLSEKHRNVGWFSAKLDDATNWIGARLSLPFILLALKIMGKDWRKAYRTALRDHTKTASPNKGWPMAAFAGGLGIRMEKIGHYTFGDGLLPEDPRYIRETVKLAKGSSLLFFFLVALPLFLVLGLQVQLLFEQVITHLLFG, encoded by the coding sequence GTGAACTTCGATCCGATCATCCTCTATGCACTAGCGTTCGCGGTCGCCGCGGTCATCTTGGACCTTCTGCTGGGGGAACCGCCGAACGCCCTCCATCCAGTGGTGTGGATGGGCAAGCTCATCGGTCTCTTGGATGGAAGCATCAAGCGCCATGGTCGGGTGAGGAGGGAACGTGCCATGGGCGTGCTCGTGGCCTTGATCCCCATCCTGGTCTTCGTGCTCGGCCTCACGGTATTGATCGCGGTCCTACACAGCCTCTTCGGGATGCTGGTCTGGGCCATCGTATGCGCATTGCTGTTCAAGACGCTCTTCGCCATGAAGGCCTTGGAGCGTCATGTGTTCCCGGTCATGGAGGCGCTGGAGAAAGGTGATCTGGAAGAAGCTAGGAAGAGGGTCTCTATGGTGGTTAGTCGAGACACTAGCACATTGGACCAGGGGCACGTGGCCTCCTGCGCGGTGGAGACCGTGGCCGAGAACACCATCGACAGTATTTTCTCTCCTTTCCTCTTCTTCGGTCTGGCTGGGGTTCCGGGAGTGGTGTTCTACCGCGTCTCCAACACCCTCGATGCCATGGTCGGCTACTTGAGCGAGAAGCACCGCAACGTCGGCTGGTTCTCCGCCAAGCTGGACGACGCCACCAATTGGATCGGGGCAAGGCTTTCCCTGCCGTTCATACTGCTTGCGCTGAAGATAATGGGCAAGGACTGGAGAAAAGCCTACCGGACGGCGTTGCGGGATCATACCAAGACCGCATCACCGAACAAGGGCTGGCCCATGGCCGCATTCGCCGGAGGCTTGGGGATCCGCATGGAGAAGATCGGCCACTACACCTTTGGCGATGGGCTTCTGCCCGAGGACCCCCGCTACATCCGGGAGACGGTGAAGCTCGCCAAAGGCTCGTCCCTGCTGTTCTTCTTCCTGGTGGCGTTGCCGTTGTTCCTGGTATTGGGGCTGCAGGTCCAGCTTTTATTTGAGCAAGTCATTACGCATCTGTTGTTCGGGTGA
- the cbiS gene encoding bifunctional adenosylcobinamide hydrolase/alpha-ribazole phosphatase CbiS produces MRKTFKPKVEVKALNGGNGAIVHFPEKMKVLASTLRNGGFVEADTVLIIQVERGYDGQDPDEDMRKTCHGLGLKEDTVCFMTAADVKKVISTTEEEYHGVKASVVATAGVVNAVMAGELVPDAILATLTKPGTINIVAAVNVPLEPAGLANAIITITEAKTAAMIDCGVKGTGTTSDAVAVACPKGNGSHYAGTATDVGIALSRAVRKAVGQSIRKWYNGTAPLDMLSRLQEKGISLDDLWNAAKELYYSNPQWETEMIHQRFMAHIKLLNDDVNVNAMVQAALLMEEQGGRDNIHGLGKGEFAKDPVHLLADELMGIALAEYISGTRGLFEYTRYDRKKPGIIGELGPFMDDIVGALVGGTMSKVYTDLLGAGR; encoded by the coding sequence ATGAGAAAGACGTTCAAACCGAAGGTGGAGGTGAAGGCCCTGAACGGGGGGAATGGAGCCATTGTTCACTTCCCAGAGAAGATGAAAGTGCTCGCATCCACCCTGCGCAACGGCGGGTTCGTGGAAGCGGACACGGTGCTCATCATCCAAGTGGAGCGCGGCTACGACGGTCAGGACCCAGACGAGGACATGCGCAAGACCTGCCATGGGCTGGGGTTGAAGGAGGACACGGTATGCTTCATGACCGCGGCGGACGTGAAGAAGGTCATCTCCACCACCGAGGAGGAGTACCATGGAGTCAAAGCGTCGGTCGTAGCCACCGCCGGCGTCGTCAACGCAGTCATGGCCGGGGAACTGGTGCCGGATGCGATCCTGGCCACCCTGACCAAGCCGGGCACCATCAACATCGTGGCCGCGGTCAACGTCCCTCTTGAGCCGGCCGGTCTGGCGAACGCCATCATCACCATCACCGAAGCAAAGACCGCCGCCATGATCGATTGCGGCGTGAAGGGTACGGGGACCACGAGCGACGCCGTCGCCGTGGCATGCCCGAAAGGCAACGGAAGCCACTACGCCGGCACGGCCACCGACGTCGGCATCGCCCTGTCCAGGGCGGTGCGCAAGGCGGTGGGGCAGAGCATCCGCAAGTGGTACAACGGGACGGCTCCGCTGGACATGCTCTCCCGCCTGCAAGAGAAAGGAATCAGTCTCGATGATCTCTGGAACGCGGCCAAGGAACTCTACTATTCCAACCCTCAGTGGGAGACCGAGATGATCCACCAGCGTTTCATGGCGCACATCAAGCTTCTGAACGACGACGTCAACGTGAACGCCATGGTGCAGGCGGCGCTGCTGATGGAGGAGCAAGGGGGTCGGGACAACATCCACGGCCTGGGGAAGGGCGAGTTCGCAAAGGACCCGGTGCACCTGCTGGCGGACGAGCTCATGGGCATCGCCTTGGCGGAGTACATCTCGGGTACTAGGGGGCTCTTCGAGTACACCCGCTACGATCGCAAGAAGCCGGGCATCATCGGCGAGCTCGGTCCCTTCATGGACGATATCGTGGGCGCGTTGGTCGGAGGAACGATGTCCAAGGTCTACACCGACCTTCTGGGGGCGGGAAGATAG